A window of Methanobacterium aggregans genomic DNA:
TCTGAACCAGGATGGCTACAAGAACCTAAGAGATCTGGTTGAACATCCTAGATTTGGGGAATCTGCATCAACCCTACTTGAAGTCATTGATGAATCTGATGCTTCCAGACTATCAGAATGCATATCTTGCAGGTATCCCAAGTCCCATCCCCTGATGCTTTGCTCATCAGTTTTCCATGAAACTGAAAATCTTGTTTTTATGGACATAGAAACCATGGGACTTAAAGATGTTCCATTAATTCTTATAGGGGTTGCAGAAATGTCTGGTGATGATGTTGAGGTTAACCAGTACCTTCTGCGAAATTTACATGAAGAAAATGCCGCCATTGAAGGATTTTTATCACACCTACACGAGAAAAGTGTTTTTGTAACCTTCAACGGTCAAACATTTGATGTTCCCTACATAAAAAACAGGATGTACTACTATGGAATCAAAAAAAAGATGACAAGGGACCACCTTGACCTCATGCACTTCTCAAGACGTGCCTGGGGTGCTCAACTTCCAAACTGTCAGTTACAAACCCTTGAAAAACATCTCTTTGGAATGGAAAGGCAGGGAGATGTGCCAAGTAGTAAGGTACCGGCTTTTTACAAAACTTACCTTGAAACAGGAAACATAGGGCCTTTAGTCCCAATAGTTGAACACAACAGGGAAGATATTGTAACCCTTGTAAAACTCCTCTCCAGACTCTACGATGAAGTTGAAGTTTAAGGGCTTGGAAGTTTAAGAGGAAGTTTTTAAGAAGATTCTAATTTTAGGAAAGTTCTGCGAAACAAGTTTTTGCAGTATTTTC
This region includes:
- a CDS encoding ribonuclease H-like domain-containing protein, giving the protein MPSHNDLEVHELKEELLKEHEGDSVEDFFDGEELETKYGPCYKITNHTSLKLNTLKQDKAKNKILNDLKLLNGIGESRERTLNQDGYKNLRDLVEHPRFGESASTLLEVIDESDASRLSECISCRYPKSHPLMLCSSVFHETENLVFMDIETMGLKDVPLILIGVAEMSGDDVEVNQYLLRNLHEENAAIEGFLSHLHEKSVFVTFNGQTFDVPYIKNRMYYYGIKKKMTRDHLDLMHFSRRAWGAQLPNCQLQTLEKHLFGMERQGDVPSSKVPAFYKTYLETGNIGPLVPIVEHNREDIVTLVKLLSRLYDEVEV